From the genome of Candidatus Flexicrinis proximus:
CCCGGGTATTGCAGCTGCGACATCGCAAGGTTGAGTGCAGTTTGCTGGGTTGCCAGTTCGGCTTCCAGAGCCGCCAGAGCATCGGTTGCGGCTGCGGCCACGGGGACTGTTTCACCCTCGGCAGCGGTCGCTTCTTCAGCGTGGTCATCGGTTGCTTCGCCGTGTGCGGCATCATCCGTTGCGGTGCCTTTCAGAGCTTCGACACTGGCGGTAAGTCCCTCGACCTCTGCCGTCAGCGTTTCAACCTGTTCAGCACTCGCGATACGCGATTCGATAATCTCAATCTTGTGTTCAATTTCTGGAGCGGCATCGGCGGTCGCGGTGCCAAGTTCGGCCTCCAGCGTGGCTTTCTCAGCTTCCAGTTCCTCGATCACCTGTCCGATTTCGGCACCAGGCGCGATGTTCAGGCGGGTGAATTCACGCTCCACGAAGTACGCTTCACAGGCATGCTCAGCTTCTGCCGTCTGTGGCGTGCCGCTGTCCAGCGCACTGTCCACGTACAGTAGATAGCTCTTGTCCCACATCGACCCCTGGATCATCGGATAGCCGTTCACGCCCACATGGGCGCAGTGCGGCTTGCCGACTGTTTCCACGCCGGGGAACAGCTTAAGCAAGTTGCCCGCCAGCAGGAACAGGAAAATTGTCGCTACCAGCGGCCACAGGAACGGAGCGCTGCGTAAGCGGTCGCCGCCGATTCCCTTCAGGAAGCCATAAAAACCCTCGACGATCGTCTCGGCAAATGCCTGGAACCGACCCGGGACTTCCTTTGTCCAACCCCGCGATGCACGCCAGGCGAGAAGTGCAAAGGCCAGCACCATCAAATCGGCCAGTATTGTGCCGATCAATGTGTTGGTCAAGTCGATGCCAAATAATCCGCCCGGTGTCACAACTTCACCCGGGACGGCGATGACAGGCAGCGCCATGCCGATGCCAGCTGCTGGCATCCACACGAACGGGGCGAGGCCGCAGAAAAGAACGCCCACCACCACCAAGACGACGAAGATGATGATCCCGCGTTGTCTTGCGTTCATCGTCTCTCCTCTCTGTTTGTAAACCGCGCCAACGCACTCACAACAGTTCACTCCTCCTTACTGGATGGGTCGGGCTGTGGCATTTTCGGCGCTTCCCGGTTTACGGTTCTAAACGCCAGCTTGAGCATCAGCGCCAGACTAAACGGGATGCTCAGTATGACCAGTCCCAGCGTGCATAACCCACGCCGTCCAATCAACGAATCAAGCCACAAACCTAATGCTACCGCCAGAAGGATAATGACAATCGTCACGCACCCGGCCTGTCCAGCCGCCATGGCCACACCCACGTTAAGCAAGCGCGGCTGAGGGGGCTTTGGGCTATGTTGTTTCGTCATCGGCACTTCCGGCCACAAACGTTGTGTATTCTATCACAATCAAAATTCGATTGCTACGACGGGCAAAAAGGCTCATTTTTGTTAATGTTACTTGTTATTGACGCGGGGGCGCGTCGCGACGCGCCCCCGCAGAATAGCCATTGAAATGTGAGTTGCCGCGCGCCGCGCCAGAGGTCTAGAGCAGCGAACTCGCGCTCGTAAGCGCCCAGTTGAAGACCGCCTGCGTGCCGATCGTGCCGAGCAGCACAACCACCACCGATGTTACACCCAGCACCCATGCGGCGACCGGAGCCACGGTGATCGCCTTGTCCTCGTCTGGGCTGCGGTCGACGTATATGACTTTGATCACAACCAGATAGTAGAACAGGCCGATGATCGAATTCAGTACGGCCAGGATTGCCAGCCAGGTTAATCCGGCCTCGACAGCCGCATTGAACAGGAAGAACTTGCCGAAGAAACCAGCCGCCGGCGGGATTCCCGCCAACGACAGGAATCCGATGGTCATTGCCAGCGCCATCCACGGGTTGCGGCGGCTGAGCCCGGCAAGGTCTTTTACGTCATCTGTACCTGTGGCTTCGCTGAACAGGATGATGACGCCGAAAGCGAGCATATTCGTGAACAGATACATGAACATGTAGAACGTCACCGAGGCCACGCTCTGAGCAGACCCCGCCTGCAATGCCGCCACGCCGATCAGCGTATAGCCGCCTTGTGCGATGCTGGAGTAGGCGAGCAGCCGCTTCAGATTGCGCTGCGAAAGTGCGAGGACGTTGCCCACGGTCATGCTCAATGCCGCCCCGACGGCCAGCAAGTTAACCCAGAAGTGCTGGATTTCGACCCCCTGGACGACCAGCGTCTGCGGGAACACCACGACAAAGAAGCGCATCAGCAGTGCGAAGCTGGCGGCCTTGCTTGCCACGCTGACGAATGCAGTCACGGGGGTTGGCGCGCCTTCATAGACATCCGGGGTCCAGAAGTGGAACGGGACCGCGCTGATCTTGAAGCCGAAGCCCACCACAATCAGCACCATGGTGACCAGCAGCGGCGCGACGTTCACGCCAAATTCAGGACTGCCGAGAAACCCAGCGATTTCGTAAAGGCTGGTCGAACCCGTTAGCCCATACAGCAGGCTGAAGCCGTACAGCATGATCGCCGAAGCGAACGACCCGAACAGGAAATATTTCACGCCCGCTTCCGAACTGCGCTTGTCCTTGCGGCTGAACGACGCCAGGATGTACAGCGGGATCGACAGAGTTTCGAGTGCGACAAAGACCATGATCAGGTCGGCGGCAGCGGCCATCAGGCAGGCGCCGAGCGTGCTGACCACGATAATCAGGAAGAATTCGCCCTTACGGCCAAGTTCTGAGGTTTCTGCCGTCAACAAACACGTGATGCCGCCTGCCAGCAAGGCGATCACCTTGAACACCTGCGACAGCAGGTCGTGGCGCACCATGCCGCCCCAGTACGTGACGTCGGGATTAGTTGGCGCCCACACAAACGGAGTGATCGCAAGCAGGATCATACCGAGGCCGGCAACCAATCCGATCATATGGCGGCGTTCTCCGTGCCAGCGCAGATCGAAGAGCAGCACGATCAGCGCCAGCACCGTCAGTCCCGCTTCTGGGATGACCGCCGGAAGATGTGTAAGAAAATCGAACGGCAGCATTTAGAAGCTCCCTCCGAGCAGCGCAACCACTGGGCGCACGCCCGCCTCTACCATCGGCGCAAGGATGGCTGGA
Proteins encoded in this window:
- a CDS encoding F0F1 ATP synthase subunit A is translated as MNARQRGIIIFVVLVVVGVLFCGLAPFVWMPAAGIGMALPVIAVPGEVVTPGGLFGIDLTNTLIGTILADLMVLAFALLAWRASRGWTKEVPGRFQAFAETIVEGFYGFLKGIGGDRLRSAPFLWPLVATIFLFLLAGNLLKLFPGVETVGKPHCAHVGVNGYPMIQGSMWDKSYLLYVDSALDSGTPQTAEAEHACEAYFVEREFTRLNIAPGAEIGQVIEELEAEKATLEAELGTATADAAPEIEHKIEIIESRIASAEQVETLTAEVEGLTASVEALKGTATDDAAHGEATDDHAEEATAAEGETVPVAAAATDALAALEAELATQQTALNLAMSQLQYPGATLPLSQAQLDKGAIPYIFHITPFVRGPATDLSLTIALAILAVVIVQVYGVYALGPAYFEKFINVTALGNLNKKPMGAIDFLVGLIEIISEIGKIVSLAFRLFGNLFAGGVALMAISFLVALMVPGVIYGLELIIGGVQALVFSVLTLVFSVQAMEAHHGDEHDEHSDHAPTAEAHH
- a CDS encoding AtpZ/AtpI family protein, yielding MTKQHSPKPPQPRLLNVGVAMAAGQAGCVTIVIILLAVALGLWLDSLIGRRGLCTLGLVILSIPFSLALMLKLAFRTVNREAPKMPQPDPSSKEE
- a CDS encoding NADH-quinone oxidoreductase subunit N; this translates as MLPFDFLTHLPAVIPEAGLTVLALIVLLFDLRWHGERRHMIGLVAGLGMILLAITPFVWAPTNPDVTYWGGMVRHDLLSQVFKVIALLAGGITCLLTAETSELGRKGEFFLIIVVSTLGACLMAAAADLIMVFVALETLSIPLYILASFSRKDKRSSEAGVKYFLFGSFASAIMLYGFSLLYGLTGSTSLYEIAGFLGSPEFGVNVAPLLVTMVLIVVGFGFKISAVPFHFWTPDVYEGAPTPVTAFVSVASKAASFALLMRFFVVVFPQTLVVQGVEIQHFWVNLLAVGAALSMTVGNVLALSQRNLKRLLAYSSIAQGGYTLIGVAALQAGSAQSVASVTFYMFMYLFTNMLAFGVIILFSEATGTDDVKDLAGLSRRNPWMALAMTIGFLSLAGIPPAAGFFGKFFLFNAAVEAGLTWLAILAVLNSIIGLFYYLVVIKVIYVDRSPDEDKAITVAPVAAWVLGVTSVVVVLLGTIGTQAVFNWALTSASSLL